A single region of the Vicia villosa cultivar HV-30 ecotype Madison, WI linkage group LG4, Vvil1.0, whole genome shotgun sequence genome encodes:
- the LOC131598013 gene encoding uncharacterized protein LOC131598013, producing the protein MDQIEKGLNKKQLLKRSLQLVLSISAFSIFLCYYSSGFFINTQTLNVYFLYTCFFTFFTHTLERKYMFLICNGILAFLAKNLFNVTTTSSDSESLSIVSFESLEEVGDVMVDEEYYEEKIEEVEEHKEGNLYIQNEGIDEEGGTESEIDANVDVLAQDDNDDDDGVEEETILTTDEELVNTEELNRKFEEFIRKMKEEMKIEAQRHLIAV; encoded by the coding sequence ATGGATCAAATTGAGAAAGGATTGAACAAAAAGCAATTATTGAAAAGAAGTTTGCAGTTAGTTCTCTCAATTTCTGCTTTTTCTATCTTCCTTTGTTACTACTCTTCTGGATTTTTCATAAACACTCAAACCTTGAATGTGTACTTCTTGTACACATGCTTTTTCACCTTTTTCACTCACACCCTTGAAAGAAAATACATGTTTCTCATTTGTAATGGAATCCTTGCATTTCTAGCTAAGAACTTGTTCAATGTCACAACAACCTCTTCAGATTCTGAGTCTCTCTCTATTGTAAGTTTTGAATCTTTAGAGGAAGTTGGTGATGTTATGGTTGATGAAGAATACTATGAAGAAAAAATTGAAGAAGTTGAAGAACATAAAGAAGGTAACTTATATATCCAAAATGAAGGGATTGATGAAGAAGGAGGAACAGAAAGTGAGATTGATGCTAATGTGGATGTGTTGGCAcaagatgataatgatgatgatgatggagtagaagaagaaacAATATTGACAACAGATGAAGAATTAGTGAATACAGAAGAATTGAACAGAAAGTTTGAAGAATTCATAAGGAAAATGAAAGAGGAGATGAAGATTGAAGCTCAAAGACACCTTATTGCTGTTTAG